One genomic segment of Manis javanica isolate MJ-LG chromosome 7, MJ_LKY, whole genome shotgun sequence includes these proteins:
- the PNLIPRP1 gene encoding inactive pancreatic lipase-related protein 1 — translation MVTIWTIAFFLLGAVQGKEVCYGDIGCFSDAEPWAGTAIRPLKILPWSPEKIGTRFQLYTNKNPNTFQILLPTDLSTIEASNFQMDKKTRFIIHGFIDKGDDNWLLEMCQNMFKVEEVNCICVDWRKGAQTTYTQAANNVRVVGAQVAQMLGMLSKNHSYSPSQVHLIGHSLGAHVAGEAGRKTPGLGRITGLDPVEASFQGAPEEVRLDPSDADFVDVIHTDAAPLIPFVGFGSSQLMGHLDFFPNGGEEMPGCKKNLLSQIVDLDGIWEGTRDFVACNHLRSYKYYSESILTPDGFAAYPCASYKAFESNKCFPCPAEGCPQMGHYADKFAAKKSEEEQRFFLNTGDSSNFARWRYGVSVTLSGRTVTGEVKVALFGDKGNTHQFDIFRGIIIPGSTHSNEFDAEIDIGTIEKVKFLWNNHVVNPTLPKVGASKITVQMGEERRVYDFCSDSTVKEDVLLTLMPC, via the exons ATGGTGACCATCTGGACAATTGCCTTTTTTCTGCTTGGAGCAGTCCAAG GAAAGGAAGTGTGCTATGGTGACATCGGGTGCTTTTCCGATGCTGAGCCTTGGGCAGGGACTGCCATCAGGCCCCTGAAAATTCTCCCCTGGAGCCCGGAGAAGATCGGCACCCGCTTCCAGCTCTACACCAATAAGAACCCCAACACCTTCCAA ATTCTCCTTCCCACTGATCTGTCAACAATTGAGGCATCAAATTTCCAAATGGACAAGAAGACACGCTTCATCATCCATGGCTTCATAGACAAGGGAGATGATAACTGGCTGCTGGAAATGTGCCAG AACATGTTCAAGGTGGAGGAGGTGAACTGCATCTGTGTGGACTGGAGGAAGGGTGCCCAAACCACCTACACGCAAGCCGCCAACAACGTGCGGGTGGTGGGCGCCCAGGTGGCCCAGATGCTCGGCATGCTATCG AAAAACCACAGCTACTCACCTTCCCAAGTCCACCTCATTGGCCACAGCCTGGGAGCCCATGTGGCTGGAGAAGCAGGGCGCAAGACCCCAGGCCTGGGCAGGATTACAG GGTTGGATCCTGTAGAAGCAAGTTTCCAGGGTGCTCCTGAAGAGGTTCGACTGGATCCCTCTGATGCTGACTTTGTTGATGTGATACACACGGATGCAGCTCCCCTGATCCCATTCGTGG GGTTTGGATCGAGCCAACTGATGGGTCACCTCGACTTCTTCCCGAACGGAGGAGAGGAGATGCCAGGATGCAAGAAGAATCTCCTGTCACAGATTGTGGACCTCGATGGCATCTGGGAAG GAACCCGGGACTTTGTGGCTTGCAATCACCTGAGAAGCTACAAGTATTACTCGGAGAGCATCCTGACCCCCGATGGGTTTGCAGCGTACCCCTGTGCCTCCTACAAGGCCTTCGAGTCT AACAAGTGCTTCCCCTGTCCGGCTGAAGGATGCCCACAGATGGGCCACTATGCTGATAAATTTGCTGCCAAGAAAAGTGAAGAGGAGCAGAGATTCTTCTTGAACACAGGAGATTCCAGCAATTTTGCTC GCTGGAGATACGGAGTTTCTGTAACATTGTCTGGAAGAACAGTAACTGGTGAGGTAAAAGTTGCTTTGTTTGGAGATAAAGGAAACACTCACCAATTTGACATCTTCAG GGGGATAATCATACCAGGCTCCACCCATTCCAATGAGTTTGACGCAGAGATTGATATTGGGACAATTGAGAAAGTCAAGTTTCTTTGGAATAACCATGTGGTAAACCCAACCTTGCCCAAAGTGGGTGCTTCCAAGATCACTGTGCAaatgggagaggagagaagagt GTATGACTTCTGCAGCGACAGCACCGTGAAGGAGGATGTCCTGCTCACCCTCATGCCCTGTTAA